The following proteins come from a genomic window of Lycium ferocissimum isolate CSIRO_LF1 chromosome 4, AGI_CSIRO_Lferr_CH_V1, whole genome shotgun sequence:
- the LOC132052670 gene encoding LOW QUALITY PROTEIN: uncharacterized protein LOC132052670 (The sequence of the model RefSeq protein was modified relative to this genomic sequence to represent the inferred CDS: inserted 4 bases in 2 codons), which yields MWLINRIPFQFCCSGVRWNRQGFQSFCSDMFPEDKVREEKNVDTTKALNTGDCEAEKNHVEVSDNAVLRRLLRGPRYFDSPDKSWGTCYNCGEEGHAAVNCTSARRKKPCFVCGSFEHNAKNCAKGKACFICKKGGHRANDCPERSHGGPQSSKICLKCGDSGHDMFSCWNNYSADDLKEIQCYICKGYGHLCCAKYPDSGPREFSCYRCGLLGHTGLACTASRGETSFTGSLNPCYRCGEEGHFARECTNMSRAKKRNHESSTPKKKVQKKRKEQKEFRSVPRDFGRAWKKGKXEGGYTSGYKAKRRGGWIPDDPEDYPQPNSWRXPSTPRNKRAKISTSVLVVTLSASRSSRKSNRLDFDNSASYGSDNYHHHRFSASDDFHSPYGSGKYHHHHGFSASRFGNKVTIAGGEIMIGSRNCFSCVVYLLEAS from the exons GAGGACAAAGTGagggaagaaaaaaatgtgGATACTACTAAAGCTTTGAATACTGGTGATTGTGAAGCCGAAAAGAATCATGTTGAGGTCTCTGATAATGCTGTTCTACGAAGGCTTCTT CGGGGCCCCAGGTACTTTGATTCTCCAGATAAGAGTTGGGGAACATGCTATAATTGCGGTGAAGAGGGTCATGCTGCAGTTAACTGTACTTCAGCTAGACGTAAGAAGCCATGTTTTGTTTGTGGGAGTTTCGAACATAATGCTAAAAATTGCGCAAAG GGAAAAGCTTGTTTCATCTGCAAAAAAGGAGGTCATCGTGCAAATGATTGCCCTGAGAGAAGCCATGGAGGACCCCAGAGTTCTAAAATATGTCTAAAATGTGGGGATTCTGGCCATGATATGTTTTCATGCTGGAACAACTATTCTGCTGATGATCTAAAG GAAATACAGTGTTACATCTGTAAGGGTTATGGCCATCTTTGCTGTGCAAAATACCCTGATAGTGGTCCGAGAGAATTTTCCTGTTACAGATGTGGTCTACTAGGCCATACTGGTTTG GCATGCACGGCATCTCGTGGAGAGACTAGCTTTACTGGGTCACTTAATCCCTGTTATAGGTGTGGTGAAGAAGGTCATTTTGCACGCGAATGCACTAATATGAGCAGA GCCAAAAAGCGGAATCATGAATCGTCAACCCCCAAGAAGAAAGTccagaagaaaagaaaagagcaaaAAGAGTTCAGGTCTGTACCTCGTGATTTTGGTAGGGCATGGAAGAAAGGGAA GGAAGGCGGATATACGTCAGGCTATAAGGCGAAACGAAGGGGTGGTTGGATCCCGGATGATCCTGAAGACTATCCTCAACCCAATAGTTGGAG TCCTTCAACTCCTAGAAATAAGAGAGCCAAGATTTCAACTTCAGTACTGGTGGTCACGCTTTCTGCTTCTCGTTCGTCTAGAAAGTCCAACAGGCTCGATTTTGATAATTCCGCTTCTTATGGGTCAGACAACTATCATCACCATAGGTTTTCAGCATCTGATGATTTTCATAGTCCTTATGGGTCAGGCAAATATCATCATCACCATGGGTTTTCAGCATCGCGATTTGGAAACAAGGTCACGATAGCTGGAGGAGAAATAATGATTGGTAGCAGAAACTGTTTCTCATGTGTAGTATACTTGCTGGAAGCTTCTTGA
- the LOC132054664 gene encoding B3 domain-containing protein REM5-like, translating into MDRGYVVADLPNFLQIYHPELCYSKLKIPSGFLKFFNEGIPLFFLLEVEGPARRSWRVVVEKIQEDCFFKDGWPNFVQDNNLECGDYLTFSYVGNSFFYVKIYGKHGYMKEDLIEIRELELHPLDEENAQAIQAEAPLADQALDGPVNSVSFVTLFKVVLKEPDFRKMLNIPCAFGRRYMKKGQKFEKDATLQTDTASWPVVIREYDRLKFRNGWGEFVRANELRVGDVCCFQLIDEEKFILKVCINPSLNEV; encoded by the exons ATGGATCGAGGCTATGTCGTTGCTGACCTCCCTAACTTCCTTCAAATTTATCACCCTGAACTGTGCTATTCCAAGCTG AAAATACCATCCGGATTTCTGAAGTTTTTCAATGAAGGTATTCCACtgttctttctgcttgaagttGAAGGTCCAGCTCGGAGATCTTGGAGGGTTGTTGTAGAAAAGATCCAAGAGGATTGCTTTTTCAAGGATGGTTGGCCAAACTTTGTACAGGATAATAACTTGGAGTGTGGAGATTATCTGACATTTTCTTATGTTGGAAACTCATTTTTTTATGTAAAAATATATGGAAAACATGGCTATATGAAGGAGGACTTAATTGAAATTAGGGAGCTTGAATTGCATCCATTAGATGAAGAAAATGCCCAAG CGATACAAGCGGAAGCTCCGCTAGCTGATCAAGCACTTGATGGGCCAGTAAACTCTGTGAGCTTTGTCACTTTATTCAAAGTTGTCCTGAAGGAACCCGACTTTCGGAAGATGTTG AATATACCTTGTGCATTTGGCCGCAGATACATGAAGAAGGGGCAAAAGTTTGAGAAAGATGCTACTCTTCAGACCGATACTGCTAGCTGGCCGGTTGTAATCCGCGAATATGATAGACTTAAATTTCGAAATGGGTGGGGTGAATTTGTACGTGCCAATGAGCTGCGTGTAGGAGATGTCTGCTGTTTTCAGTTGATTGATGAGGAGAAATTCATATTGAAAGTTTGCATTAACCCAAGTCTCAATGAAGTATAG